The DNA window TGTGCACTTTCTACTAGAGGTTGACCTGGCCTCAGCCCTGGCAACTCGTCTTGAGAGCGATCTCGAAGACGTTAAGGCGGCGCTGCGCGAAGAGCGCGTTCGCTATCGCAGTTTTGAACTGAGCAATAATCAAATCGTTGGTCAGTTTCGCGATGTAGAAGAAGTAGCTCGCGCCAAGACCTTAATTCGTACTAATTTGCGTGACCTGCAGCCACAGTCTCAGCCGGGGCAAAACCCACTGACACTGGTGCTCAATCTGAGTGAGATCGCCAGTCGTGAAATTGAAGATAACGCGATAAAACAAAACCTTACCTCGTTGCGCAATCGCGTTAATGAGCTAGGTGTCTCCGAGCCCATGGTGTCCCGTCAGGGTAAAAACCGCATTGTGGTCGAGCTGCCCGGTGTTCAGGATACAGCTGAAGCTAAGCGTATTATCGGCAAGACTGCCAATTTGGAATTCCGCCTTGAGGCCAGTGGCCGTGTTGGCGAGGTGTTTGATTTCCGCAACCCCAAAGGTCAGGGCCCAGATGCTCGCCTTGAGAGCAAGGCCGTGATAACCGGTGAAAATGTCACCGATGCCCGCGCCAGTTTCGACGAAAATGGTCGCCCTCAGGTCAGTATCACTCTTGATGCCAAAGGTGGTTGGCAGATGGGTTATGCCACGCGAGACAATATTGGTCGCCGTCTCGGTGTGCTGTTTATTGAGTTCAAAACCCGATTAGAAAAATCTATCGATGAAAACGGTGAGTTGGTTTTGACACCTGTGCCTTTCGTTGAAGAAAATATTATCAGTTTGGCCACAGTTCAGGCTCAGCTTGGCAAGCAGTTTAGAATCACCGGCCTCGAGCAGCGTGAATCCTCTGAGCTGGCTCTCCTATTGCGTGCCGGTGCCTTGGCCGCGCCAATGTACATTGTTGAAGAGCGCACTATTGGCCCGTCACTGGGTGCTGACAATATTGCATTGGGTGTTAAGTCGGTGGCTGTGGGCATGGCTCTGGTACTACTATTTATGTTGGTGGTCTATCGTGGCTTTGGTGTCTTCGCCAACATTGCCCTGGCGATGAATTTAGTGCTGCTGGTGGCCTTTATGTCACTGCTCGGTGCGACACTAACCTTGCCCGGCATTGCAGGCATAGTGCTCACTGTGGGTATGGCGGTGGACGCCAATGTGTTGATTTTCTCGCGGATTCGCGAGGAGCTGGCTGCTGGGGCGTCGATTCAGGGCTCTATTAGTGCTGGTTATGACCGCGCCTTTGTATCGATTTTGGATGCCAACATCACTACATTAATTGTAGCGTTGATTCTGTTCTTAATTGGCTCTGGTCCGGTTCAAGGTTTTGCCGTGACATTGTCTATCGGCATTTTGACCTCGATGTTTACCTCTATTGTGATGACCAGAGGGCTGGTTAATCTGGTCGTCGGTGGCCGCAAAATCAAAACCCTGTGGATTTAGGAAGAAGATTATGACTAACTTAAAAATCTATAACTTCATGGGGCTGCGTAAAGTTGCAGCGATTTTTTCCGCTGTGCTGCTGATCGCTTCGGTAGCGTCTCTGTCCAGCAAAGGCTTAGTGCTGGGTTTGGATTTTTCCGGCGGCACGCAAATTGAAGTGGGCTACGAACAGCCAGCTGATGTTGGAGCGATTCGCCAGCAGCTTGAAGGCGCTGGTTTTGAAGGCCCGGTGGTTATTCAATACGGTTCTGAGACCGATGTATTGATTCGCTTGCAGGGCAAGCCCGAGCTGGGCCTGTCGGAAAAGGTCTACGACGTTTTAGAAGACGGTAGCGAAGCGGTTGAGCTGCGTCGTGTTGATTTTGTCGGGC is part of the SAR92 clade bacterium H455 genome and encodes:
- the secD gene encoding protein translocase subunit SecD, translated to MPNKFPLWKNIIILLVVTFGFVFAAPNLYPPDPAIQLSGQSGAMQIDAAVLQKVEQSLDEAGIAHFAGESDGEALLIRLKDIKLQLRAKEVIQATMGGDYIVALNLAPTTPDWLRDLGGVPMKLGLDLSGGVHFLLEVDLASALATRLESDLEDVKAALREERVRYRSFELSNNQIVGQFRDVEEVARAKTLIRTNLRDLQPQSQPGQNPLTLVLNLSEIASREIEDNAIKQNLTSLRNRVNELGVSEPMVSRQGKNRIVVELPGVQDTAEAKRIIGKTANLEFRLEASGRVGEVFDFRNPKGQGPDARLESKAVITGENVTDARASFDENGRPQVSITLDAKGGWQMGYATRDNIGRRLGVLFIEFKTRLEKSIDENGELVLTPVPFVEENIISLATVQAQLGKQFRITGLEQRESSELALLLRAGALAAPMYIVEERTIGPSLGADNIALGVKSVAVGMALVLLFMLVVYRGFGVFANIALAMNLVLLVAFMSLLGATLTLPGIAGIVLTVGMAVDANVLIFSRIREELAAGASIQGSISAGYDRAFVSILDANITTLIVALILFLIGSGPVQGFAVTLSIGILTSMFTSIVMTRGLVNLVVGGRKIKTLWI